From a region of the Desmodus rotundus isolate HL8 chromosome 7, HLdesRot8A.1, whole genome shotgun sequence genome:
- the FLRT2 gene encoding leucine-rich repeat transmembrane protein FLRT2 yields MGLQTTQWPSHGAFFLKSWLLISLGLSSQVSKLLACPSVCRCDRNFVYCNERSLTSVPLGIPEGVTVLYLHNNQINNAGFPAELHNVQSVNTVYLYGNQLDEFPMNLPKNVRVLHLQENNIQTISRAALAQLLKLEELHLDDNSISTVGVEDGAFREAISLKLLFLSKNHLSSVPVGLPVDLQELRVDENRIAVISDLAFQNLTSLERLIVDGNLLTNKGIAEGTFSHLTKLKEFSMVRNSLSHPPSDLPGTHLLRLYLQDNQINHIPLTAFSNLRKLERLDISNNQLRVLTQGVFDNLSNLKQLTARNNPWFCDCGIKWVTEWLKYIPSSLNVRGFMCQGPEQVRGMAVRELNMNLLSCPTVTPHLPVFTSAPSTASPTTQPPTLSVLTPSKSYTPPTPATSKLPTIPEGDGRERVTPPISERIQLSVHFVNDTSIQVSWLSLFTVMAYKLTWVKMGHSLVGGIVQERIVSGEKQHLSLVNLEPRSTYRICLVPLDAFNYRAVEDTICSEATTHASYLNNGSNTASSHEQTTSHSMGSPFLLAGLIGGAVIFVLVVLLSVFCWHMHKKGRYTSQKWKYNRGRRKDDYCEAGTKKDNSILEMTETSFQIVSLNNDQLLKGDFRLQPIYTPNGGINYTDCHIPNNMRFCNSSVPDLEHCHT; encoded by the coding sequence ATGGGCCTACAGACCACACAGTGGCCCAGCCATGGGGCTTTTTTCCTGAAATCTTGGCTTCTCATTTCTCTGGGGCTCTCCTCACAAGTGTCAAAACTCCTGGCGTGCCCCAGTGTCTGCCGCTGCGACAGGAACTTTGTCTACTGTAACGAGCGAAGCTTGACCTCAGTGCCTCTTGGGATCCCGGAGGGCGTAACCGTACTCTACCTCCACAACAACCAAATTAATAATGCTGGATTTCCTGCAGAACTGCACAACGTACAGTCAGTGAACACGGTCTACCTGTATGGCAACCAACTGGATGAATTCCCCATGAACCTTCCCAAGAACGTTCGAGTTCTCCATCTGCAGGAAAACAACATTCAGACCATTTCACGGGCAGCTCTCGCTCAGCTCTTGAAGCTCGAAGAGCTACACCTGGATGACAACTCTATATCCACAGTGGGGGTGGAAGATGGGGCTTTCCGGGAGGCGATTAGCCTCAAGTTGTTGTTTCTGTCCAAGAATCATCTGAGCAGTGTGCCTGTTGGGCTTCCTGTTGACTTGCAAGAGCTGAGAGTGGATGAAAATCGAATCGCTGTCATATCAGACTTGGCATTTCAGAACCTCACGAGCTTGGAGCGTCTGATTGTGGACGGGAATCTCCTGACCAACAAAGGCATTGCCGAGGGCACCTTCAGCCATCTCACCAAGCTCAAGGAATTTTCAATGGTAAGGAATTCACTCTCGCACCCCCCATCTGATCTCCCAGGTACGCATCTGCTCCGGCTGTATCTGCAGGACAACCAGATAAACCACATCCCTTTGACAGCCTTCTCCAATCTCCGTAAGCTGGAACGGCTGGATATATCCAACAACCAACTTCGCGTGTTGACTCAAGGGGTCTTTGATAATCTTTCCAACCTGAAACAGCTCACTGCTCGGAATAACCCTTGGTTTTGTGACTGCGGTATTAAATGGGTCACAGAATGGCTCAAATACATCCCTTCATCTCTCAATGTCCGAGGTTTTATGTGCCAAGGCCCTGAGCAAGTCCGAGGGATGGCTGTCAGGGAGTTGAACATGAATCTTTTGTCATGCCCCACCGTGACCCCCCACCTGCCTGTCTTCACCTCAGCCCCAAGTACAGCTTCCCCAACAACTCAGCCGCCCACCCTGTCTGTCTTAACTCCTAGCAAAAGCTATACACCTCCGACTCCTGCCACCTCCAAACTTCCCACTATTCCAGAAGGGGATGGCAGAGAAAGAGTGACCCCACCCATTTCTGAACGGATCCAGCTCTCTGTCCATTTTGTGAATGACACTTCCATTCAAGTCAGCTGGCTGTCTCTCTTTACTGTGATGGCATACAAACTCACCTGGGTGAAAATGGGCCACAGTTTAGTTGGGGGCATTGTTCAGGAACGCATAGTCAGTGGAGAAAAGCAGCATTTGAGCCTTGTTAATTTGGAGCCCAGATCCACCTATCGGATTTGTTTGGTGCCACTGGATGCTTTTAACTACCGAGCTGTAGAAGACACCATTTGTTCCGAGGCCACCACCCACGCCTCCTATTTGAACAATGGCAGCAACACTGCTTCCAGCCATGAGCAAACGACCTCCCACAGCATGGGTTCCCCTTTTCTGCTGGCGGGCCTGATCGGGGGCGCAGTGATATTTGTACTCGTGGTCTTGCTCAGCGTCTTTTGCTGGCACATGCACAAAAAGGGGCGCTACacctcccagaagtggaaatacAACCGAGGCCGGCGGAAAGATGACTACTGTGAGGCGGGCACCAAGAAGGACAACTCCATCCTGGAGATGACGGAAACCAGCTTTCAGATCGTCTCCTTAAATAACGATCAGCTCCTTAAAGGAGATTTCAGACTGCAGCCCATTTATACCCCAAATGGGGGCATTAATTACACGGACTGCCACATCCCCAACAACATGCGATTCTGCAACAGCAGTGTGCCAGACCTGGAGCACTGCCACACGTGA